From the Comamonas odontotermitis genome, one window contains:
- a CDS encoding segregation and condensation protein A: protein MPEVVDQVALARLYGEPLFALPTDLYIPPDALEVFLEAFEGPLDLLLYLIRKQNFNILDIPMVGVTRQYLSYVDEIRSRNLELAAEYLLMAAMLIEIKSRMLLPPKKQEGSDEAEDPRAELVRRLLEYEQMKLAAQGLGAAPQYGRDFIKAQVFIEQALQPRFPDVQIDELQAAWRDILKRAKLVQSHKITREELSVREYMSAILKRLQGRRFVEFEDIFEPEKGSTVLVVTFIALLELAKETLIEITQAEAFAPIYVRLSYTPV, encoded by the coding sequence TTGTTTGCGCTGCCCACCGATCTGTACATTCCGCCCGACGCGCTGGAGGTCTTTCTGGAGGCCTTTGAAGGCCCGCTCGACCTGCTGCTGTACCTGATTCGCAAGCAGAATTTCAACATTCTTGACATTCCGATGGTGGGTGTCACGCGCCAGTACCTGAGCTATGTGGACGAAATCCGCAGCCGCAACCTGGAGCTGGCAGCCGAATACCTGTTGATGGCCGCGATGTTGATTGAGATCAAATCGCGCATGTTGCTGCCGCCCAAGAAGCAGGAAGGCAGCGACGAAGCGGAAGACCCCCGTGCCGAGCTGGTGCGGCGCCTGCTGGAATACGAGCAGATGAAACTGGCCGCCCAGGGCCTGGGCGCTGCCCCGCAGTACGGGCGCGATTTCATCAAGGCGCAGGTGTTCATTGAGCAGGCCCTGCAGCCGCGCTTTCCCGATGTACAGATCGACGAACTGCAGGCGGCGTGGCGCGACATCCTCAAGCGCGCCAAGCTGGTGCAAAGCCACAAGATCACACGCGAAGAGCTGTCGGTGCGCGAATACATGAGCGCCATTCTCAAACGCCTGCAAGGCCGCCGCTTTGTCGAATTTGAAGACATCTTCGAACCCGAAAAGGGCAGTACCGTGCTGGTGGTGACCTTCATCGCGCTGCTGGAGCTGGCCAAAGAGACATTGATCGAGATCACGCAAGCGGAGGCCTTTGCGCCCATCTATGTGCGCCTGTCGTACACGCCTGTGTGA
- a CDS encoding 5-carboxymethyl-2-hydroxymuconate Delta-isomerase has protein sequence MPHLIVEYSSNLEGFPEAHALDALNATIIATGQVQYEQDLKSRTIRTEHFVIGNDPTALRGFVHAELRLLAGRTPEVKRDLSERIAAVLRKLTPHPEGMLVQLSVDIVDMDRAAYYKGTL, from the coding sequence ATGCCCCATCTGATCGTTGAGTACAGCAGCAATCTGGAAGGCTTTCCCGAGGCGCATGCGCTCGACGCGCTCAATGCCACCATCATCGCCACCGGCCAGGTGCAGTACGAGCAGGATCTGAAAAGCCGCACCATCCGTACCGAGCACTTCGTCATCGGCAACGACCCGACCGCCCTGCGTGGTTTTGTGCATGCCGAACTGCGCCTGCTGGCAGGTCGCACGCCCGAAGTGAAGCGCGACCTGTCCGAGCGCATTGCCGCCGTGCTGCGCAAGCTCACGCCCCACCCTGAGGGCATGCTGGTGCAATTGAGCGTGGACATTGTCGACATGGACCGTGCCGCCTATTACAAAGGCACGCTGTAA